In Primulina huaijiensis isolate GDHJ02 chromosome 6, ASM1229523v2, whole genome shotgun sequence, a single window of DNA contains:
- the LOC140979966 gene encoding uncharacterized protein isoform X2, producing the protein MLRSGGVGIESRDVLGTRGIHICQHSFAKMANSVTVSSLGLLGYGIVPKTSIANQRRETYASGSSSKFFQIRAVQDNEGPRRLVDIIRIIPEASRNYFRSPSRRALFGGISLLGGFYVAQTISLSFGALGVNDVFAAVLCVLITEYVTRFYYSRPKVTFPIALLNNFKMGFTYGLFIDAFKLAS; encoded by the exons ATGTTGAGGAGCGGAGGTGTTGGGATTGAGAGTAGAGATGTCTTGGGAACTCGG GGAATTCATATTTGCCAACATTCATTTGCCAAAATGGCAAACTCTGTGACTGTATCTTCTCTTGGTCTTCTCGGATATGGTATAGTTCCTAAAACTAGCATTGCTAATCAGAGGCGGGAAACTTATGCTTCAGGATCATCCTCCAAGTTTTTCCAAATTCGGGCTGTGCAGGATAATGAAGGGCCTCGAAGATTGGTCGACATTATACGAATTATCCCAGAGGCATCAAGAAACTACTTCAGAAGTCCATCAAGAAGGGCACTTTTTGGAGGTATATCTCTCTTGGGTGGTTTCTATGTCGCGCAAACCATATCTCTATCATTTGGGGCtttaggtgtgaatgatgtatTTGCTGCGGTGTTGTGTGTTCTCATAACAGAATACGTAACGAGGTTCTATTATAGCCGGCCGAAAGTCACTTTTCCTATTGCCCTTCTGAACAATTTCAAGATGGGTTTCACTTACGGTCTCTTCATCGATGCTTTCAAACTTGCCAGTTGA
- the LOC140978391 gene encoding uncharacterized protein isoform X3, which produces MNRSLGAAALKRKRPETDPPGLVDAERAILNSIKSKKDLGIWVRDIKVDTKLTDHVVNKSLKSLTAKKLVKEVVNIQNKGKKHYMAVEFEPSKEISGGEWYVDGNLDKELINILQDLCLRCMRAQRVATLQGVHNELKKKGVLNFEISAQQVAEILNSMVLDGEIIEVKSTGLADYHSIPVGTICYRVATGAGVVKGSKTPTIIANTKVPDCLDSSDTLQWSKKKKKTIKHAHPSSSPFQFK; this is translated from the exons ATGAATCGATCCCTTGGAGCTGCTGCCCTTAAGCGGAAAAGGCCTGAAACAGATCCCCCGGGCCTGGTTGATGCTGAACGggccattctcaattcaatcaAAAGCAAAAAAGATTTGGGTATATGGGTAAGAGACATCAAAGTAGATACCAAGCTAACTGATCATGTAGTAAACAAATCACTCAAGTCGTTGACAGCCAAGAAATTGGTAAAAGAGGTGGTCAACATTCAGAACAAGGGGAAGAAACACTACATGGCGGTCGAGTTCGAGCCTTCGAAGGAGATAAGTGGAGGCGAGTGGTACGTAGATGGGAACCTCGACAAAGAACTTATTAACATACTCCAAGATCTGTGCCTAAGGTGCATGCGGGCTCAGAGGGTTGCCACGTTACAAGGGGTGCATAATGAATTGAAGAAGAAGGGAGTGTTGAATTTCGAAATCTCTGCTCAACAAGTTGCAGAGATACTGAATTCCATGGTTTTGGATGGTGAGATTATAGAGGTGAAGAGCACTGGATtggcggattatcattcgattCCTGTAGGAACAATCTGCTACCGAGTTGCAACTGGTGCCGGGGTGGTCAAAGGCTCCAAG ACACCCACCATTATAGCCAACACCAAAGTCCCTGATTGCCTTGACTCGTCGGATACCCTCCAATGGagcaaaaagaagaagaaaaccaTCAAACATGCCCATCCAAGCTCTTCACCTTTCCAATTTAAATAA
- the LOC140979969 gene encoding LOW QUALITY PROTEIN: uncharacterized protein (The sequence of the model RefSeq protein was modified relative to this genomic sequence to represent the inferred CDS: substituted 1 base at 1 genomic stop codon): MERTLCWSRVLVLSDRQRPIGSSVLTRGYISRTLSGSLRNLCSLYWFSLESHFTVKDVAVMHLFSSIRKEKLERRLIHQRPFIISMMARCEGESLNSNVRSGKMIYEPILGEGVFRFDCSVDDRNAAFPSISFENPKVRDTPVKSVHQVPSYIPTFECVMGQQIVSIQFPPNTSFYGTGEVGGKLERTGKRIFTWNTDAYGYGPETTSLYQSHPWVLAVLSNGEALGVLADTTRRCEIDLQKELNIKFISSSSYPVITFGPFASPTDVLASFSRAIGTVFMPPKWSLGYHQCRWSYNSDKRVRQIAKTFREKGIPCDVIWMDIDYMDGFRCFTFDQERFPDPKSLVQDLHQSGFKAIWMLDPGIKNEKGYFVCDSGSESDIWIQDADGKPFVGEVWPGPCVFPDFTQFRARSWWANLVKDFISNGVDGIWNDMNEPAVFKSATKTMPETNIHRGDAELGGCQSHSYYHNVYGMLMARSTYQGMKLANERKRPFVLTRAGFVGSQRYAATWTGDNLSNWEHFHMSISMVLQLGLSGQPLSGPDIGGFAGNATPKLFGKWMGVGSMFPFSRGHSETGTADHEPWSFGEECEEVCRRALRRRYRFLPHIYTLFYIAHRRGIPVVTPAFFADPKDLELREQENSFLLGPLLIYASTGQDQELCQMQHKLPKGIWLSFDFEDSHPDLPALYLKGGSIIPLAPLYQHVGEANYTDDLTLLVALDEYGNAEGSLFEDAGDGYDYVNGGYLMTTYVAECQSSAVTVKVLKTEGIWKRPNRRLHVKLLLGKCAMIDAWGTDGEILEIPMPSKSEISELVLASEKQFQIRIESENHIPDVDNVSEHKGTXLSFTPVEMKSRDWILKVVPWIGGRIVSMEHLPSETQWLHSQVGAGGYEEYSGVEIRSAGCLEEYSVIEKGLEQGGEKELLKLEGDIGGGLILEREIYLTKDDPKVLRIDSGIIAREVGAGSGGFSRLVCLRVHPTFNLLHPTESYISFTSIDGSKLEVWPESSERFFEGSLRPNGEWMLVDKNLGLCLVNRFNISQVYKCLIHWGTGTVNLELWSEDRPVSKESPLQVFHEYEVRGVS, encoded by the exons ATGGAGAGGACACTGTGTTGGAGTAGAGTGCTGGTTTTGTCGGATAGGCAGCGCCCCATTGGTTCATCAGTTTTAACTCGCGGTTATATTTCAAGAACTTTAAGTGGGTCACTAAGAAACCTCTGTTCTCTGTATTGGTTTAGTTTAGAATCCCATTTTACTGTTAAAGATGTTGCAGTAATGCATCTTTTTAGCTCAATCAG AAAGGAGAAACTTGAAAGGAGACTAATTCATCAAAGACCGTTTATTATATCCATGATGGCGCGATGTGAAGGGGAGTCATTGAATTCAAATGTGCGATCAGGTAAAATGATTTACGAACCAATTCTTGGTGAAGGGGTGTTCCGATTCGATTGTTCAGTAGATGACAGAAATGCGGCATTTCCCAGCATTTCTTTTGAAAATCCTAAAGTTAGGGATACACCAGTCAAGAGTGTTCATCAAGTTCCATCCTACATTCCCACTTTTGAATGTGTAATGGGACAACAGATTGTCAGTATTCAG TTCCCTCCAAACACCTCGTTCTATGGAACTGGAGAAGTTGGTGGGAAGCTAGAACGCACGGGGAAGAGG ATATTCACATGGAACACTGATGCATATGGCTATGGTCCCGAAACTACTTCCTTGTATCAATCACACCCCTGGGTTCTAGCAGTTCTTTCTAACGGAGAGGCGTTAGGGGTTCTCGCGGATACAACAAGACGCTGCGAG ATTGATTTGCAGAAGGAACTAAACATAAAGTTCATTTCTTCATCCTCCTATCCTGTCATCACGTTTGGTCCATTCGCTTCACCAACCGACGTTCTAGCATCTTTTTCACGAGCAATTG GAACTGTATTTATGCCCCCAAAATGGTCCTTGGGCTATCATCAATGTCGTTGGAGCTATAATTCTGATAAACGAGTTCGCCAG ATAGCAAAGACGTTCAGAGAAAAAGGAATACCTTGTGACGTCATATGGATGGACATAGATTACATGGATGGTTTTCGTTGTTTCACTTTTGACCAG GAACGATTCCCGGATCCTAAGTCTCTAGTACAAGATCTTCATCAATCTGGCTTCAAAGCTATATGGATGCTTGATCCAGGGATAAAAAACGAAAAGGGCTATTTTGTTTGTGACAGTGGTTCAGAAAGCGATATCTGGATTCAAGATGCTGACGGAAAACCTTTTGTTG GGGAGGTGTGGCCAGGCCCTTGTGTCTTTCCCGATTTCACACAATTCAGAGCCCGTTCTTGGTGGGCCAATCTTGTTAAAGACTTTATTTCTAATGGCGTGGATGGCATATGGAATGATATGAATGAACCAGCTGTTTTCAAG AGTGCAACAAAGACAATGCCGGAGACCAATATTCATAGGGGAGATGCAGAACTTGGAGGTTGTCAGAGCCATTCATACTATCACAAT GTTTATGGTATGCTGATGGCAAGATCAACATACCAAGGCATGAAACTGGCAAATGAACGAAAACGTCCTTTTGTTCTTACACGAGCTGGATTTGTGGGCAGCCAAAGATATGCTGCAACATGGACAGGAGATAATCTTTCTAATTGGGAGCATTTTCACATGAGCATCTCCATGGTTCTTCAATTG GGTCTTAGCGGTCAACCACTCTCTGGGCCGGATATTGGTGGATTTGCTGGTAATGCAACACCAAAACTGTTCGGGAAGTGGATGGGAGTAGGGTCCATGTTTCCTTTTAGTCGCGGACATTCTGAAACTGGAACAGCTGATCATGAACCCTGGTCTTTTGGGGAAGAG TGCGAAGAAGTTTGTCGACGGGCATTAAGGAGGCGATATCGATTTTTACCGCACATTTATACACTGTTTTACATTGCCCATAGAAGGGGTATTCCAGTTGTGACTCCTGCATTTTTCGCTG ATCCCAAAGATTTGGAGTTGAGAGAACAAGAAAATTCGTTTCTGTTGGGTCCACTTCTCATATATGCAAG CACTGGACAAGATCAGGAGTTATGTCAAATGCAGCACAAGTTGCCTAAAGGCATCTGGTTGAGTTTTGATTTTGAAGATTCTCATCCA GATTTGCCTGCATTGTATCTAAAAGGTGGATCAATCATTCCTTTGGCTCCTCTTTATCAACATGTTGGTGAAGCTAATTATACTGACGATTTAACACTGCTGGTGGCTTTAGATGAATATG GTAATGCCGAAGGTTCTCTCTTTGAAGATGCTGGAGATGGATACGACTATGTTAATGGAGGATATCTTATGACAACATATGTTGCTGAATGTCAGTCTTCTGCAGTCACAGTGAAGGTGTTAAAGACTGAAGGTATATGGAAGCGACCAAACCGACGTTTACATGTGAAACTACTGCTTGGCAAATGTGCGATG ATTGATGCATGGGGTACAGATGGAGAGATTCTTGAAATCCCAATGCCTTCAAAAAGTGAAATATCAGAACTAGTCTTAGCCAGTGAAAAGCAATTCCAAATTCGTATAG AAAGTGAGAACCATATTCCAGACGTGGATAATGTTTCTGAGCACAAGGGAACATAATTATCATTTACCCCTGTAGAAATGAAAAGCCGGGATTGGATTCTAAAAGTAGTACCATGGATTGGTGGCAGAATTGTTTCTATGGAGCATCTTCCCTCGG AAACTCAATGGCTTCATAGTCAAGTTGGTGCCGGTGGCTATGAAGAGTATAGTGGTGTGGAAATCCGGTCTGCGGGGTGCTTGGAGGAGTATTCTGTCATTGA AAAGGGCCTGGAGCAGGGAGGAGAAAAGGAGTTACTGAAACTAGAGGGTGATATTGGAGGTGGATTGATTCTCGAAAGGGAGATATATCTGACGAAAGACGACCCAAAAGTTCTCAGAATTGATTCTGGCATCATTGCTCGAGAAGTTGGTGCTGGTTCTGGTGGATTCTCAAG GCTTGTGTGCTTACGAGTGCACCCTACATTCAACTTGTTACACCCTACAGAATCATATATATCGTTTACTTCCATTGATGGGTCCAAACTCGAGGTCTGGCCTGAATCTAGCGAACGGTTTTTTGAAGGGAGTCTTCGGCCAAATG GTGAATGGATGCTTGTTGATAAAAATCTTGGCTTATGTCTAGTGAACCGGTTCAATATCAGTCAGGTTTATAAATGTCTCATTCATTGGGGGACAGGGACTGTAAATTTAGAATTATGGTCAGAAGACAGGCCCGTTTCAAAGGAATCCCCGCTTCAAGTATTTCATGAATACGAGGTACGAGGAGTATCGTAA
- the LOC140979966 gene encoding uncharacterized protein isoform X4, producing MANSVTVSSLGLLGYGIVPKTSIANQRRETYASGSSSKFFQIRAVQDNEGPRRLVDIIRIIPEASRNYFRSPSRRALFGGISLLGGFYVAQTISLSFGALGVNDVFAAVLCVLITEYVTRFYYSRPKVTFPIALLNNFKMGFTYGLFIDAFKLAS from the coding sequence ATGGCAAACTCTGTGACTGTATCTTCTCTTGGTCTTCTCGGATATGGTATAGTTCCTAAAACTAGCATTGCTAATCAGAGGCGGGAAACTTATGCTTCAGGATCATCCTCCAAGTTTTTCCAAATTCGGGCTGTGCAGGATAATGAAGGGCCTCGAAGATTGGTCGACATTATACGAATTATCCCAGAGGCATCAAGAAACTACTTCAGAAGTCCATCAAGAAGGGCACTTTTTGGAGGTATATCTCTCTTGGGTGGTTTCTATGTCGCGCAAACCATATCTCTATCATTTGGGGCtttaggtgtgaatgatgtatTTGCTGCGGTGTTGTGTGTTCTCATAACAGAATACGTAACGAGGTTCTATTATAGCCGGCCGAAAGTCACTTTTCCTATTGCCCTTCTGAACAATTTCAAGATGGGTTTCACTTACGGTCTCTTCATCGATGCTTTCAAACTTGCCAGTTGA
- the LOC140979966 gene encoding uncharacterized protein isoform X1, translating to MFSVWAYFRWSRPDMLRSGGVGIESRDVLGTRGIHICQHSFAKMANSVTVSSLGLLGYGIVPKTSIANQRRETYASGSSSKFFQIRAVQDNEGPRRLVDIIRIIPEASRNYFRSPSRRALFGGISLLGGFYVAQTISLSFGALGVNDVFAAVLCVLITEYVTRFYYSRPKVTFPIALLNNFKMGFTYGLFIDAFKLAS from the exons ATGTTTTCTGTGTGGGCATACTTTAGGTGGAGTCGACCGGATATGTTGAGGAGCGGAGGTGTTGGGATTGAGAGTAGAGATGTCTTGGGAACTCGG GGAATTCATATTTGCCAACATTCATTTGCCAAAATGGCAAACTCTGTGACTGTATCTTCTCTTGGTCTTCTCGGATATGGTATAGTTCCTAAAACTAGCATTGCTAATCAGAGGCGGGAAACTTATGCTTCAGGATCATCCTCCAAGTTTTTCCAAATTCGGGCTGTGCAGGATAATGAAGGGCCTCGAAGATTGGTCGACATTATACGAATTATCCCAGAGGCATCAAGAAACTACTTCAGAAGTCCATCAAGAAGGGCACTTTTTGGAGGTATATCTCTCTTGGGTGGTTTCTATGTCGCGCAAACCATATCTCTATCATTTGGGGCtttaggtgtgaatgatgtatTTGCTGCGGTGTTGTGTGTTCTCATAACAGAATACGTAACGAGGTTCTATTATAGCCGGCCGAAAGTCACTTTTCCTATTGCCCTTCTGAACAATTTCAAGATGGGTTTCACTTACGGTCTCTTCATCGATGCTTTCAAACTTGCCAGTTGA
- the LOC140979966 gene encoding uncharacterized protein isoform X3, whose amino-acid sequence MFSVWAYFRWSRPDMLRSGGVGIESRDVLGTRGIHICQHSFAKMANSVTVSSLGLLGYGIVPKTSIANQRRETYASGSSSKFFQIRAVQDNEGPRRLVDIIRIIPEASRNYFRSPSRRALFGEYVTRFYYSRPKVTFPIALLNNFKMGFTYGLFIDAFKLAS is encoded by the exons ATGTTTTCTGTGTGGGCATACTTTAGGTGGAGTCGACCGGATATGTTGAGGAGCGGAGGTGTTGGGATTGAGAGTAGAGATGTCTTGGGAACTCGG GGAATTCATATTTGCCAACATTCATTTGCCAAAATGGCAAACTCTGTGACTGTATCTTCTCTTGGTCTTCTCGGATATGGTATAGTTCCTAAAACTAGCATTGCTAATCAGAGGCGGGAAACTTATGCTTCAGGATCATCCTCCAAGTTTTTCCAAATTCGGGCTGTGCAGGATAATGAAGGGCCTCGAAGATTGGTCGACATTATACGAATTATCCCAGAGGCATCAAGAAACTACTTCAGAAGTCCATCAAGAAGGGCACTTTTTGGAG AATACGTAACGAGGTTCTATTATAGCCGGCCGAAAGTCACTTTTCCTATTGCCCTTCTGAACAATTTCAAGATGGGTTTCACTTACGGTCTCTTCATCGATGCTTTCAAACTTGCCAGTTGA
- the LOC140978391 gene encoding uncharacterized protein isoform X1: protein MHLGMNRSLGAAALKRKRPETDPPGLVDAERAILNSIKSKKDLGIWVRDIKVDTKLTDHVVNKSLKSLTAKKLVKEVVNIQNKGKKHYMAVEFEPSKEISGGEWYVDGNLDKELINILQDLCLRCMRAQRVATLQGVHNELKKKGVLNFEISAQQVAEILNSMVLDGEIIEVKSTGLADYHSIPVGTICYRVATGAGVVKGSKTPTIIANTKVPDCLDSSDTLQWSKKKKKTIKHAHPSSSPFQFK from the exons ATGCATTTAG GAATGAATCGATCCCTTGGAGCTGCTGCCCTTAAGCGGAAAAGGCCTGAAACAGATCCCCCGGGCCTGGTTGATGCTGAACGggccattctcaattcaatcaAAAGCAAAAAAGATTTGGGTATATGGGTAAGAGACATCAAAGTAGATACCAAGCTAACTGATCATGTAGTAAACAAATCACTCAAGTCGTTGACAGCCAAGAAATTGGTAAAAGAGGTGGTCAACATTCAGAACAAGGGGAAGAAACACTACATGGCGGTCGAGTTCGAGCCTTCGAAGGAGATAAGTGGAGGCGAGTGGTACGTAGATGGGAACCTCGACAAAGAACTTATTAACATACTCCAAGATCTGTGCCTAAGGTGCATGCGGGCTCAGAGGGTTGCCACGTTACAAGGGGTGCATAATGAATTGAAGAAGAAGGGAGTGTTGAATTTCGAAATCTCTGCTCAACAAGTTGCAGAGATACTGAATTCCATGGTTTTGGATGGTGAGATTATAGAGGTGAAGAGCACTGGATtggcggattatcattcgattCCTGTAGGAACAATCTGCTACCGAGTTGCAACTGGTGCCGGGGTGGTCAAAGGCTCCAAG ACACCCACCATTATAGCCAACACCAAAGTCCCTGATTGCCTTGACTCGTCGGATACCCTCCAATGGagcaaaaagaagaagaaaaccaTCAAACATGCCCATCCAAGCTCTTCACCTTTCCAATTTAAATAA
- the LOC140979968 gene encoding uncharacterized protein isoform X1: MMCVSLPGFGNQQMMITGGIDASCVAMPSLGTFGRYDFDCIHGCWSDCGKGKFNYMTAKTARNAAVKKMNTSVSHLATCTLAVSAVSYNSSRANLYKEILEAARDKFTREICFQSKDKDISLAKALLYVAVEDEALLAFNREIDAHSVLNERRDMTSPSNVQSWNCVESMPIAGKNVNGWLTELDAISREVEAELVSREIGCDLVEVLGAVNKVLFELRGFKRSPVLVDSKCLYLHTVLSSGCASAILLSVIYIEVCRRLNLTIVGSRVGEDFLIWPPTKNPEELFRTTSGHSLFGIVNGKCVEDPRSKASDINSNSLLGLDIATNRDIIGISLANLIRLYWKRASKLNYGLMLTSPLRPFHKSEDKFNNVWGSNVPLLPPQELRLALMASERLLILQPHNWALRRDFGMMLYYNREYEEAVQELSICMAFAPEEEAEILERFVEKLNLMQLEASWKSLGQKGGRFTVP, translated from the exons ATGATGTGTGTTTCTTTACCTGGGTTTGGTAACCAGCAGATGATGATTACTGGTGGGATCGACGCATCTTGTGTCGCTATGCCTTCTTTGGGAACTTTTGGCAG gtatgattttgattgtatcCATGGATGTTGGAGTGACTGTGGCAAAGGGAAATTCAACTATATGACTGCTAAAACAGCTAGAAATGCTGCAGTTAAAAAGATGAATACGAGCGTTTCTCATCTGGCTACTTGTACTCTGGCAGTATCAGCCGTATCGTATAATTCGTCGAGGGCCAATTTATACAAGGAG ATTCTTGAGGCTGCGAGAGATAAATTTACTCGGGAGATATGTTTTCAGTCCAAGGACAAAGATATCTCACTTGCAAAG GCTTTGCTTTATGTGGCTGTTGAAGATGAGGCGTTGTTGGCTTTCAACCGTGAAATTGACGCCCACTCAGTCCTTAATGAAAGAAGAGATATGACATCACCATCTAACGTGCAATCGTGGAACTGTGTGGAATCTATGCCAATAGCCGGAAAGAATGTGAATGGGTGGCTGACTGAGCTAGATGCCATATCAAGGGAAGTCGAAGCCGAACTTGTGTCGAGAGAGATAGGATGCGATTTAGTAGAAGTTTTGGGTGCGGTGAACAAAGTTCTTTTTGAATTGAGAGGTTTCAAAAGGTCACCTGTACTAGTAGATTCAAAGTGTTTGTACTTGCACACTGTATTAAGCTCTGGATGCGCCAGCG CAATTTTGCTAAGTGTGATTTACATCGAAGTTTGCCGACGACTTAATCTGACAATTGTGGGATCTCGAGTTGGGGAAGATTTTTTGATATGGCCCCCAACTAAGAACCCTGAG GAATTATTCAGAACAACCTCTGGACATAGCTTGTTCGGGATTGTTAATGGAAAGTGTGTTGAGGACCCTCGATCTAAGGCCTCAGACATTAACAGCAACTCACTTTTGGGGCTGGATATTGCAACAAATCGAGACATCATCGGAATTTCTTTGGCCAATTTAATC AGACTCTACTGGAAGCGTGCTTCAAAACTGAATTATGGGTTGATGCTGACTTCTCCACTAAGGCCGTTTCATAAATCTGAAGACAAGTTCAATAATGTCTGGGGTTCAAATGTGCCTTTGTTGCCCCCTCAGGAGCTGAG GCTTGCACTCATGGCTTCCGAGAGATTGCTTATACTTCAACCGCATAATTGGGCTCTGAGACGTGACTTCGGCATGATGCTGTACTATAACAG AGAATACGAGGAGGCGGTCCAAGAGCTTAGTATCTGCATGGCATTTGCACCGGAGGAAGAGGCAGAAATTTTAGAACGTTTCGTCGAGAAACTAAATCTGATGCAGCTTGAAGCGTCTTGGAAGTCATTGGGACAAAAGGGAGGTCGGTTTACAGTTCCTTGA
- the LOC140979968 gene encoding uncharacterized protein isoform X2 translates to MMCVSLPGFGNQQMMITGGIDASCVAMPSLGTFGRYDFDCIHGCWSDCGKGKFNYMTAKTARNAAVKKMNTSVSHLATCTLAVSAVSYNSSRANLYKEILEAARDKFTREICFQSKDKDISLAKALLYVAVEDEALLAFNREIDAHSVLNERRDMTSPSNVQSWNCVESMPIAGKNVNGWLTELDAISREVEAELVSREIGCDLVEVLGAVNKVLFELRGFKRSPVLVDSKCLYLHTVLSSGCASAILLSVIYIEVCRRLNLTIVGSRVGEDFLIWPPTKNPEELFRTTSGHSLFGIVNGKCVEDPRSKASDINSNSLLGLDIATNRDIIGISLANLIRLYWKRASKLNYGLMLTSPLRPFHKSEDKFNNVWGSNVPLLPPQELRLRCIYHKIGLRMRIL, encoded by the exons ATGATGTGTGTTTCTTTACCTGGGTTTGGTAACCAGCAGATGATGATTACTGGTGGGATCGACGCATCTTGTGTCGCTATGCCTTCTTTGGGAACTTTTGGCAG gtatgattttgattgtatcCATGGATGTTGGAGTGACTGTGGCAAAGGGAAATTCAACTATATGACTGCTAAAACAGCTAGAAATGCTGCAGTTAAAAAGATGAATACGAGCGTTTCTCATCTGGCTACTTGTACTCTGGCAGTATCAGCCGTATCGTATAATTCGTCGAGGGCCAATTTATACAAGGAG ATTCTTGAGGCTGCGAGAGATAAATTTACTCGGGAGATATGTTTTCAGTCCAAGGACAAAGATATCTCACTTGCAAAG GCTTTGCTTTATGTGGCTGTTGAAGATGAGGCGTTGTTGGCTTTCAACCGTGAAATTGACGCCCACTCAGTCCTTAATGAAAGAAGAGATATGACATCACCATCTAACGTGCAATCGTGGAACTGTGTGGAATCTATGCCAATAGCCGGAAAGAATGTGAATGGGTGGCTGACTGAGCTAGATGCCATATCAAGGGAAGTCGAAGCCGAACTTGTGTCGAGAGAGATAGGATGCGATTTAGTAGAAGTTTTGGGTGCGGTGAACAAAGTTCTTTTTGAATTGAGAGGTTTCAAAAGGTCACCTGTACTAGTAGATTCAAAGTGTTTGTACTTGCACACTGTATTAAGCTCTGGATGCGCCAGCG CAATTTTGCTAAGTGTGATTTACATCGAAGTTTGCCGACGACTTAATCTGACAATTGTGGGATCTCGAGTTGGGGAAGATTTTTTGATATGGCCCCCAACTAAGAACCCTGAG GAATTATTCAGAACAACCTCTGGACATAGCTTGTTCGGGATTGTTAATGGAAAGTGTGTTGAGGACCCTCGATCTAAGGCCTCAGACATTAACAGCAACTCACTTTTGGGGCTGGATATTGCAACAAATCGAGACATCATCGGAATTTCTTTGGCCAATTTAATC AGACTCTACTGGAAGCGTGCTTCAAAACTGAATTATGGGTTGATGCTGACTTCTCCACTAAGGCCGTTTCATAAATCTGAAGACAAGTTCAATAATGTCTGGGGTTCAAATGTGCCTTTGTTGCCCCCTCAGGAGCTGAG GTTGAGATGCATATATCACAAGATTGGCCTGAGAATGAGGATATTGTGA
- the LOC140978391 gene encoding uncharacterized protein isoform X2: MHLGMNRSLGAAALKRKRPETDPPGLVDAERAILNSIKSKKDLGIWVRDIKVDTKLTDHVVNKSLKSLTAKKLVKEVVNIQNKGKKHYMAVEFEPSKEISGGEWYVDGNLDKELINILQDLCLRCMRAQRVATLQGVHNELKKKGVLNFEISAQQVAEILNSMVLDGEIIEVKSTGLADYHSIPVGTICYRVATGAGVVKGSKVGVFASIPCGPCPRISLCTSDGLISPSNCVYYNKWLDIEF, translated from the exons ATGCATTTAG GAATGAATCGATCCCTTGGAGCTGCTGCCCTTAAGCGGAAAAGGCCTGAAACAGATCCCCCGGGCCTGGTTGATGCTGAACGggccattctcaattcaatcaAAAGCAAAAAAGATTTGGGTATATGGGTAAGAGACATCAAAGTAGATACCAAGCTAACTGATCATGTAGTAAACAAATCACTCAAGTCGTTGACAGCCAAGAAATTGGTAAAAGAGGTGGTCAACATTCAGAACAAGGGGAAGAAACACTACATGGCGGTCGAGTTCGAGCCTTCGAAGGAGATAAGTGGAGGCGAGTGGTACGTAGATGGGAACCTCGACAAAGAACTTATTAACATACTCCAAGATCTGTGCCTAAGGTGCATGCGGGCTCAGAGGGTTGCCACGTTACAAGGGGTGCATAATGAATTGAAGAAGAAGGGAGTGTTGAATTTCGAAATCTCTGCTCAACAAGTTGCAGAGATACTGAATTCCATGGTTTTGGATGGTGAGATTATAGAGGTGAAGAGCACTGGATtggcggattatcattcgattCCTGTAGGAACAATCTGCTACCGAGTTGCAACTGGTGCCGGGGTGGTCAAAGGCTCCAAGGTAGGTGTGTTTGCTTCAATTCCTTGTGGTCCTTGTCCCCGAATTAGTCTGTGTACATCCGATGGCTTAATTTCTCCAAGCAATTGTGTTTATTACAATAAATGGTTAGACATTgaattttga